DNA from Alnus glutinosa chromosome 2, dhAlnGlut1.1, whole genome shotgun sequence:
TCTCCcccatcagaaaataacacatATTCATCAATTGAATATCTTCTGGAAGGTTGGCGCTCTCTGGTAGATCTCCTCAACTGAATCCCTGTGGATGGCTTTGAGGGAGCTTGCTCTAGGTGCTCTTCTGAATCCACATTATCAAATGTGGATTCACCATTTCTACCACCTATGTCAACCTGTTCTTCTTATACATCTCTCCTACGTTCATCATCTGTCACACAAGGAGGAACAACTGAACCTTAATCAACAATTTCTTCATAGAAAGACTCTGGCTTTTTAGTCTGTTCCATGTCTTCAATGGTTTGATctttaaagaaaacaacatcACTGCTTCGTATGATTTTCTTAGTAACTCGATCCCAAAATCTGTAACCAAACTCCTCATGTCCAAAACCTAGGAAGATACACTGTTTAGCCTTGTTATAAAGCTTGGACGTCTCGACTCTAGGAACATGAACAAATGCCCTGCAGCCATACActctcaaaaacttaaaagaaacatCTTTCCCTGTCCACACCCTTTGAGGAAAGATACAATCCAAAGGAAATAACAGAGAAAGATTGATCAAGTCAATTATGTTCTTGCCTCACCCCAAAAGAATTTAGGTATTTTGCATGAGAGAGCATACATCTAATTCTTTCACAAATAGTTCTGTTCATTCTCTCTACTACGCCATTATGCTGCAAAATCTTGGACACAGTTTTCTCAAGCCTGATGCTATGGCTTCTACAGTACTCTTCAAATGGACCTCTATATTCACCACCATTATCTACTCGAACACATTTCAGCTACCTCCCAGATTCTCTTTCGACCTTCATGTGAAAGACTTTGAACACATCCAGCAACTGATCTTTagttttcaaagcaaaaactcATACTTTTCTAAAGTAATCATCAATAAAGGTCACATAATAAAGTGCACCACAAAGAGTTTTAGTTTTCATAGTGCAAACATTAGTttgaactaaatcaagaatattagttTTTCTTGATGGAgatgatttatgaaatgaaactcttctttgttttccaacaaaaCAATGAGTACAAGGCATTAGTGGTATACCTTTGATATTAGGTAAGGGCTGCTTCTTGGTAAGAATTTGAAGTCCCTTCTCACTCATGTGACCAAGCCTCTTGTGCCATAGCTTGGAGGAAGTTTCATTCTCAACAACATTCACATCTCCCTTGACTAATCTTGCTTCTATCTTATAGAGAGTGTGAGTCTTCTCCCTCTGACTAAAATAAGATAACCTTAGCAAATTTTCCATTGTCCACCTCCAAGGTAATTATGGTAGCCTTTATCATCAAGTTTCCCAATGGAAATCAAACTGAAGCGCATTTCAGGAACATATTTGACATCTTTGAGAAGCAATTTGCACCCAATGCTGGTTTATAACTGTATATCTCTCATGCCCACAATCTCACACTTTGCTTTGTTTCCCATCCTTACCCAACCAAAATTGACACTGGTgtaagaagagaagaaatatCTATATCGTGTAATATGAAAGGAAACTGCCGTATCAACTACCCACATAGACTCATGACTTGCGAGATTAACATAAGTATCTTCACAAACAACTAAACCATTACCATCAGATGCAAATGCTGctgtgtctttttcttcttttggttcgatcttcacctttttctttcagCTGTTCCCTTTTAAATTTTATGCACACTCTCTTTATATGCCCAGGCTTGCCACaatgaaaacattttatctCCTTTCTTGACTTAGACTTTCCTCTTGACTTGTCACGACTGTCATTACCACGAGGTTTTCTGCTTTTACTTCTCCCCCACTTTTCTGTAACAAGTGCCTCTGTATGAGAATAAATACCATgctcttttcttcttgcctCTTCATTAAGCATGTTGTCTTTTACCATACTCGTAGTCATCACACTGTTGGGAGCCGAATTGCTGAGTGACACTACCAAGGTTTCCCAACTGTCCGGCAAAGAACTCAACATAAATAATGCTTGCACCTCATCATCTAGCACAAGTTTCATGGTAgataactcatttaataatccCTGAAAATTACTCAAGTGCTTTATAACACTTTGCCCATCTTTGTACTTCGAATTCACAAGCCTTCATATCATAAAAGCTTTGTTCTGAGCAATCTTTTGCTTATAAAGACTCTCTAATTTCAATCAAAGTATGTAAGCATCAAGTTCTTTGGCTACGTGATGGAAGACACTTTGATCAACCCGCTGCCTAATATGTCCGACGgctttcctatttaatttctttcattcatCATCGGTTTTGGCATCCGGTTTAACCCCATTTAACTCAATAGGCTCAAACaattatttacaatacaaaatatccTCCATCCTAATCTTCCAAATTGAATAATTGGAAGCTGTGAGTTTAACCATGCTATTAGATGACTCATCCATTTGATTTACACAACTTCACAaccaaagctctgataccactgtGTTGGGGGTGAATGTCAATAACAAAAACATACACAATGGAAATTATCTACCCGTCTTTGcgcaaattaaatagtcaatctagcaccaaaatatcaactcactaaaaaaaatgaatagaaataaatcaaacaacccacaagcaagacaccaagATTTTTTTACGTGGAAACCCTTCAATGTGAAGGGAAAAACCACGGGACCTAGTCCAGTTAAAACTttcactatcaacaataatggcttaTAAGTGTCTTCTCTAAAACAATATATAGAGGTTATCACCACATTAAGAATACATATATTAttggattaaaacataaattcatcacttcAAGAGTATTCCAACAACAAAGAAATGTCTCACCAAGTGGTGATGAACAACCAAGCAATTGGAAAGGGAGTCCAACGATCGACAGCAGTCAATGCGTAGCTCTCGTCGTCAGGAACAACATActgaaatttcatcaagatcggacCAGAAACGATCCTCCAATCTCTAACGAAAATAACTATGTGAAAAACTTCATTTCTCACTTCTTTCACTATTTTTGCTCAAAGCTATCTCTCAAAACTTGATTTCTTCACAGTCTCGGCTGTAAAAACTGCAAGccctttcccttttttcttttttcttttttttttcttttctttgttggtCGCAAGTAACGCATTGTGTGTGACTTGCTCTGTTGCAAGCAGAAACAGAGGCGacagtttttgtttctttagctTATATGGGTTGGTCCCCCACGTAGAAGGGACCACCCAACATTTTCTCACTGGACTCCTTGCATTCTCTCTCACAGTCTCTCACCGAGTCCCACTTTCTCAATCTCACTCAAGGTGTTCCTcctttgtttatattttctgaATCTAGCAGATCAATAATTTTCAAGGTAACAAATGGCTACCCTTCAAGATATTGTTGTCTTTGCTGCTATTAATAGTTTGTGCGTAGTTGCATTTCCTGTGGGTTTTGCAATACTGCGGCTACAACTGATTAATGATAGAGTTTACTTCCCAAAATGGTACCTTAAGGGGATAAGAGGTAGCCTAATACGCTACGGGTCACTAAGCAGATTTGTCAACTTGGATTTCAGAACATACATAAGGTTTTTGAATTGAATGGCTGCCACATTGAGGATGCAACAACCTGGACTTATTGATCACGCGGGGCTTGTTTCTGCTGTATATATTAGGATTTACCTTCTCGGGTGAGTTTATGGGTTACATATCTAGTGAGTTTTCTTGTATGGATTTTTCATTGTTCATGGTTGGTAATAATCGCAATCGGTACCGGTTGcgattatttaaatggaataattgGTTACCCCGATTGCACTTGAGGTTATGAGAAAATAATCGCAACAGCAATCAGTTGTACAAACCTATAATTTCACCTTTGGCCATTGTACTCATAAATGGCAGACTAGCTTCATTAATAGGGAAGTTATTCACTACTTTGCCCAATATACACCCCTACTCCATTTAAGGGAAAGATCCATCAAGAATATACTAAAAAGGAAAGGCATCTCGTAAGAATCAGCAACTTTCCCCATAGAGGCTCCTTGCTCCTTATACTTTCCTTGTGGGGCGGATTTGCCTTACTGGTAATAGCTCTATAAAGACCGCCACAAACCCTAGGCTAAAGGTATGCTAAATATACATCCTCTCACAATTACTTTCAGCTTTTTCTATACAGAGAAAGCCttattgacttaggcatcagagtgttCCCGTAAGTACCTCCGGCAAGTCACCATTTGCTCCTTTGTTTTGTAGATACCGATATTGGGTTCAAAAGGTAGCGGTCATACTGTATCAACAGTATTAAAGGCACTATTTCAACTTCATTTTATAATAGGATTATCTAACACTCTCAACCTGCAAAAGGAAAGACAAATTTTCTTAAcaattaggaaaagaaaagaagaaaaaaaaaaattaaaaacaggcACATATATTAGTTTGGAATCTAGCTTTTAGTGTTTTAAACATGACATGTaatcattttttccttttttaatctAAGCCTCATTGCATGCTAAATGGCATCCTCTTATTTTAGTATTTATGAGCTTTCACATTTGGTCATTCTTACGTTGTCACTAAATGAATGAAGAAAAATGGTCATTTCATTCTAACTTCTTGTATTCTTAGTAATacttattcatatttttatgtaatCATCATTTCAGCGTACTAAATGTAACCTAATTAATACAGGGATGCATACAAGGAAAAAACAATGCATACAAAAGTAAATATGTTAATTCGTTAATGAATACTAGGAGGAAACCTTGTTCAGGCCTATTAATCACATATTCTATTAAGATTGAAGACACCAACATCTTGTTGATTCTAAAGAAAACTAAGAGTGTTGAAGTTCATGCAGTACAAGAGACTACGTCAAAGGCAACTCTAAAGTCTACACCAACTCCAACTCCTATTAATGGAGAAGATAGAAACCAACAACCTTAAGAAAACGGAAATCAGGGACTCTTTAAAAAGAACGTCAAAGGGTGACTTATTTTTTAGGAGAGGTGATGATATTCTATTAATTAACAAGGAGGCATTTTGAAAAGTCTCTACCAAAATATTTGTGGCATGGACACGAGCCAAAATAAAGAGATCAGCTTCGACAATATATCAATGTTTCCTTTCAATAACCCTATTTTGTTGATCATGGGTGTGGAGAGATGAAACTTTATGGTATATCTCACATTTTGGAGGTGGGAATAAGAGCCCAAAATTCGCCTCTCCTATCGGTTGGGAggatttttatttcaaatagaTATTCAATGTTGGCTTGAAACTTTAAAGAAATAGACTACACATTAGACTTTTTCATACCGAGTTCAATGTTTTCATactatcttttttatttaggCTCTGTTGTTATGGTGTCCACTTCTTTGTGGTTGTGCTATCCACTGTAACCATTTTTCCAtatttgaataagaaaaaaaaaaaaaagcctcttTCTAGTGGTGGAGAgagaatattaaatattaatattgtaattgtaatttttttagcAGTAATTCCATAAGtttacgaatatatatatatagagatagcattttaattttcttgtagTGCATGTGAGCTGTAACCACTTCTTTTAcagggggaaaaaaagaaaagtaaaaaaaaaggtttaaaataGAATTATCCAAAACATGTAAGCCACATATTCCCTAGCTAAGGCATGTACTGATGTACATGCATGCGGCCGTCACGCTTCCTTCTGCGAAAGAGAGGATAGCGGTCAATCGTCatccttttcatttctttaccCATCTCAATTCCCAATGACGCCAGAGTTGGTTCTGTTTTGGTCTGGTAAAACGTGGGAGTGAGTGTGAAGAGCCGAATGAGATAACGAGAGAAACGGTAGTAAAAacaaggggagagagagagagagagagagagtacacctttttctttttttttctcttttatatatgtaCTTAATTCCTCAAATCAAATATTGCTGTTTTATGCTTCATGGATCCGCTTTTCTCGCTTCTTCGCCAACATATCCCACAAGCTTTTTAGCTTTTTTCGATCTCTGAAAACTTCTCTATCTCTTCCATATTTACACACACAGACCCAAGTCTCTTTCTGTAGTGTACTGCATCTTCCTGTCATTTTCGTTCTGATTTCCTTTTGTTAGAGAAGCTTTTTCTACAACATATTTCCCGTCTCCAAAGAAGAGTACTAATGGGCAGGGAATGGTATTGGGGTGGAAAATCCTCCAAGCGAGGCGGCGCCGGAGGAGAGAAAGACACCTCCTCTTCTGGTTGCATGAATGCTGTCTTTCAGTTCTTTGATTTCCATCACTTTCAGTTTGCTTTACACCACCAAGAACCCTCCTTTGACTCCACCTTTATCCTCCCTGAAGAACCCACCATTCCcaaaggttctctctctctctctctctctctctctctctctctctcacacacacacacacacacatttttaAACTTCGATTTATGGGTTTCGTGTAATTCAGGAGCCGAGGCACCAAGAAACAGCCTGCAATCAGAGGAGCTTTTGCTGTCTCATATTATAAGAGAAAGAGTAGAAGAAAAATCTTTACATATCCCAGTAAGTTACTCTGTTAAGAACTTATTTTATAATCTTATTTTTCTGTAAAAAGTGAGTTGTtatgatgatgataatgataGTGTTAATTCTTGAACCCCTAATGctctaataaaattttgaaaaatccagATGGGTATCCAAATTAAAACAAGTGGACGCGCAGGATCAAAAGCAGGAGCTCCAAATGATTCTTCCTCAGAAATCAGCGGCTCTCCTGGAACCAAGACTCCAAATTTGGTAGCCAGGCTTATGGGTCTTGACATACTTCCTGAAACACAATCAccctgttcttcttcttcaacagaCGGCGCATCAAATCCTCTTTCAAAGTCACATTTACAACCTCTTCGCCGGAGACTAAGAAAAGGCTTGGACAACGTTGTTACGGGTACACAGTCTTTGCCGGAGACTCCTAGAATATCCTCAGCCAGAAGATCGGACGCGGAGCACAGGCTGTCGCTTCAAATCAACAAAGAGAACTTGATCAGCGCCGCCAGTGAAGACTTGGAGTTTTCTCGGTTTTCATATTTCAGAAGGAAAGAGCTGGGAGTTGAAGATAATGAGAATAACAGAAGTAGTACTCCAAGCCAATATGCTAGGCAAATTGTGAAGCAGATGAAAGAAAAAGTTAGCAGGAAAGTTGGGCTTGACATCACAAACACTATCGCgaacgtcagagatcaaggaaGAACTGATCATCAGCTTGTTAGCCAGTTCAAATCCAGGAAACTTTCAAAGGCGTTCGCCAAAGTTAATGTAGAAGAATCAAGTCCAGGCAAGCACGTCTCAACAGCTTCTTTCTCTCCAAGGCTCAGATTCTTGGAGCCCAAGACGACCAAAACAAGCACAACACCACCATCCACCAAAGATAGAGCTTCTCATTTCTCAAAAACCTCGTCGTCTATACTGTCTTCAGTACCATCCAATGCTCAGCCGAAACCTCAAACATTGCAAAAGCAACAGGTGCCGTCCGGCCAGAAGTCAATCCAGAAATCTAAAGGGATAGCCGGTGAAAGGTTCGGTCAAAGGCTAAAGAAGCCTCCGCAGACATCGGATATAATTCGAAACAAGCAAGAAGAACCATTTGTTCGTCCATCAACAGCCACCACGCCAGACAAGAAATGCAAGAAAACCCCGTTGTCAAATGACCTTCTCAATATCACTGT
Protein-coding regions in this window:
- the LOC133861130 gene encoding uncharacterized protein LOC133861130 gives rise to the protein MGREWYWGGKSSKRGGAGGEKDTSSSGCMNAVFQFFDFHHFQFALHHQEPSFDSTFILPEEPTIPKGAEAPRNSLQSEELLLSHIIRERVEEKSLHIPMGIQIKTSGRAGSKAGAPNDSSSEISGSPGTKTPNLVARLMGLDILPETQSPCSSSSTDGASNPLSKSHLQPLRRRLRKGLDNVVTGTQSLPETPRISSARRSDAEHRLSLQINKENLISAASEDLEFSRFSYFRRKELGVEDNENNRSSTPSQYARQIVKQMKEKVSRKVGLDITNTIANVRDQGRTDHQLVSQFKSRKLSKAFAKVNVEESSPGKHVSTASFSPRLRFLEPKTTKTSTTPPSTKDRASHFSKTSSSILSSVPSNAQPKPQTLQKQQVPSGQKSIQKSKGIAGERFGQRLKKPPQTSDIIRNKQEEPFVRPSTATTPDKKCKKTPLSNDLLNITVPTLLPLKKDPSPPATRIPQKLAPFDDQKSRFSTQLSSSSGQTYRQEATRTLTARESDNGASTTGASAGEYQFVANILSRTGIQKDTLVSFTNWFSPSHPLDPSTFQQLDNYSCNNRRLLFHLVDELLADILKPYMNMKPWASSNGHGYNCHMQGSQLLDTLCAKIRSFPRADCRVLEDIDGLIDKDLPKAKVESAMAFEEEGEEMVTEIEKDIVDTLVHETVLEFW